Proteins found in one Triticum urartu cultivar G1812 chromosome 4, Tu2.1, whole genome shotgun sequence genomic segment:
- the LOC125552106 gene encoding uncharacterized protein LOC125552106: MVNVNWELQGCCQHNQVVFIAAVGVSTVVILALWRTFLLTPFKLITVFLHETSHALACKLTCGDVEGMQVHANEGGVTQTRGGIYWIILPAGYLGSSFWGMVFILSSTHLLATRIAAGCFILALIIVLFVAKNWFLRWLCIGFIIFIAVVWVIQEFTTFHVLKYVILFIGVMNSLFSVYDIYDDTISRRVNSSDAEKFAEICPCPCNGVGWGVIWGFISFIFLCASIYLGLVILS; the protein is encoded by the exons ATGGTGAACGTCAACTGGGAGCTGCAGGGCTGCTGCCAGCACAACCAGGTCGTCTTCATCGCCGCCGTCGGCGTCTCCACCGTCGTCATCCTCGCC CTGTGGAGGACGTTCCTGCTCACGCCTTTCAAGCTCATCACCGTCTTCCTCCACGAGACCAGCCACGCCCTCGCCTGCAAGCTCACCTGCGGAGAT GTTGAGGGCATGCAGGTCCATGCTAATGAGGGTGGTGTTACACAAACTCGCGGTGGCATTTACTGGATAATCTTGCCTGCTGGAT ATCTGGGTTCATCATTTTGGGGAATGGTGTTCATACTTTCATCTACACATCTCCTAGCTACAAGAATTGCGGCTGGTTGCTTCATACTTGCATTAATTATTGTTCTCTTTGTTGCCAAAAAT TGGTTTCTGCGCTGGCTCTGCATTG GTTTCATCATATTCATTGCTGTTGTCTGGGTTATACAAGAATTTACAACTTTCCATGTTCTGAAGTATGTTATTCTATTCATAG GTGTTATGAATAGCTTATTTTCAGTTTACG ATATCTATGATGACACCATATCCCGAAGAGTGAATTCAAGTGATGCTGAGAAATTTGCTGAAATCTGCCCTTGCCCTTGCAATGGCGTTGGATGGGGTGTTATATG GGGATTCATCTCATTTATTTTTCTCTGTGCGTCGATATATCTTGGACTGGTTATATTGTCCTGA